A genomic segment from Diospyros lotus cultivar Yz01 chromosome 5, ASM1463336v1, whole genome shotgun sequence encodes:
- the LOC127802260 gene encoding protein FAR1-RELATED SEQUENCE 5-like → MGLWVSGDCLRSPETTGHRGRWRLTVRISGSKTIQPLNVATVVAVNNSVLSESIEDNEENCQDNEENCQDNEGPLNNEVAGKHSDLVPEVGMKFNDENEIYEFYKRYAYHVGFPIKKRNSKKDEDGMVIYVVYACSREGKRTSQASTSLKPKATIRVGCKAKITVILVVLGTWRISTVHLEHNHETSPSKSSYNSAVVEAGGYENLTFVENDCRNYIDKVRKLRLGEGDAASIQAYFSKMQALCPGFYFSVDLDEDSRLRNIFWADNRCRQVYKEFDDVVTFDTTYLTNRYDMPFAPFVGVNHHGQSTLFGCGLLSNEDTRTFVWLFRTWLQCMEDQAPTGIITDQDRAMQNAIEIVFPNTKHRWCLWHILKKLPEKFGNHSCKASILLAIHDVVYESHSLEVFEQGWSSMIEKYALHDNDWLSGLYTQRARWVPCFLKTSFWAAMSTTQRSESMNAFFDGYVHSKTSLNQFVEQYEWAMRAKVEKEFQADVKSFSQMVPCASRYPMEKQFQEMYTITKFKKFQDEFTGKMYCEVVSIEEIEEGLLGMRYEVREDIIFDEKFKEKKFSVLIDKEKANFVCTCYMFEFKGIICRHIVTVLIRSGIRSLPDKYIFRRWRKDVADDEDHTKATIEWMESQLTVLSISKTKPSCGSNIHVEDSVQEQVPDPGQAVTASSEQIFDPKCSQTKGAPRKLRKKGPLEMSSKKAKKGPMETSSKKAKVGSSKVNQGNSPMQNIIEYSQAFSEGFTQEAPYHAMTSISHSQLMVKAETMAETGDQDR, encoded by the exons atgggtcTTTGGGTGTCGGGTGATTGCCTACGATCAccggaaaccaccggccaccgtGGTCGGTGGCGACTGACAGTCCGTATTTCTGGATCTAAGACCATCCAGCCGTTAAATGTGGCAACGGTTGTTGCTG TAAATAATAGTGTGCTCTCGGAATCAattgaagataatgaagaaaattGCCAAGATAATGAGGAAAATTGTCAAGATAATGAGGGTCCATTAAACAATGAAGTAGCAGGAAAACATAGTGATCTTGTCCCTGAAGTTGGAATGAAGTTCAATGATGAGAatgaaatttatgaattttacaaGAGATACGCTTACCATGTTGgttttccaataaaaaaaaggaattcgAAAAAGGATGAAGATGGGATGGTAATATATGTTGTCTATGCATGTAGCCGAGAAGGCAAAAGAACTAGTCAAGCTAGCACATCTCTCAAGCCTAAAGCAACTATTCGTGTAGGGTGTAAAGCTAAGATCACAGTCATATTAGTTGTTTTAGGAACTTGGCGAATAAGCACCGTCCACCTTGAGCATAACCATGAAACAAGTCCAAGCAAATCTAG TTATAACTCAGCTGTTGTTGAGGCTGGTGGGTATGAGAACCTTACGTTTGTGGAAAATGATTGTAGAAATTACATTGATAAGGTGAGGAAGTTAAGACTTGGGGAAGGAGATGCTGCTTCGATTCAAGCGTATTTTTCGAAAATGCAAGCCCTTTGTCCGGGTTTCTACTTCAGTGTCGACTTGGACGAAGATTCTCGATTGAGAAACATATTCTGGGCAGATAATAGGTGTAGACAAGTGTATAAGGAATTTGACGATGTTGTGACATTCGACACGACATACCTAACCAATAGGTACGACATGCCATTTGCTCCGTTTGTTGGTGTTAATCACCATGGGCAATCGACATTGTTTGGATGTGGTTTACTTTCGAACGAGGACACTAGGACTTTTGTGTGGTTGTTTAGGACATGGCTTCAATGCATGGAGGATCAGGCTCCCACTGGAATAATCACTGACCAGGATAGGGCTATGCAAAACGCAATTGAGATAGTTTTCCCTAACACAAAGCACAGATGGTGTTTGTGGCATATACTAAAGAAGTTACCAGAAAAGTTTGGGAACCATAGTTGCAAGGCTTCAATTCTTTTGGCCATACATGACGTGGTGTACGAATCACATAGTCTTGAAGTATTCGAGCAAGGATGGAGTTCAATGATTGAGAAATATGCATTGCACGACAACGATTGGTTGTCAGGACTATACACACAGAGAGCTCGTTGGGTGCCATGTTTCTTGAAAACTAGTTTTTGGGCAGCGATGTCAACAACCCAACGGAGTGAGAGCATGAATGCATTTTTCGATGGTTATGTACACTCAAAAACTTCATTGAAtcaatttgttgaacaatatgagTGGGCAATGAGGGCTAAAGTTGAAAAGGAGTTTCAAGCCGACGTTAAGTCATTTTCTCAGATGGTGCCATGCGCATCGAGATATCccatggagaaacaatttcaaGAAATGTACACAATCACAAAATTCAAGAAGTTTCAGGATGAGTTCACAGGAAAGATGTATTGTGAGGTTGTGTCTATCGAAGAGATAGAAGAGGGATTGCTGGGTATGAGGTACGAGGTGCGGGAAGATATcatatttgatgaaaaattcaAGGAGAAAAAATTTTCAGTTCTTATTGACAAAGAGAAAGCCAATTTTGTTTGTACTTGTTACATGTTCGAGTTCAAGGGAATAATTTGCAGACATATTGTCACAGTTTTGATTCGAAGTGGTATCAGATCACTTCCTGACAAGTATATCTTTAGGCGATGGAGGAAAGAT GTTGCAGATGACGAAGATCATACCAAGGCAACTATAGAGTGGATGGAATCTCAATTGACTGTATTGAGCATATCTAAAACGAAGCCAAGTTGTGGTAGCAATATACATGTTGAAGACAGTGTGCAAGAACAAGTTCCTGATCCTGGACAGGCCGTTACAGCTTCAAGCGAGCAAATTTTTGATCCAAAATGCTCGCAGACAAAGGGAGCCCCTAGGAAGCTTCGTAAGAAGGGCCCATTGGAAATGAGTTCCAAGAAAGCGAAGAAGGGTCCAATGGAAACGAGTTCCAAGAAAGCGAAG GTGGGATCCTCAAAAGTAAACCAAGGCAATTCCCCCATGCAAAACATTATTGAATACAGTCAAGCATTCAGTGAAGGTTTTACACAAGAAGCACCATATCACGCTATGACATCGATCTCGCACTCACAATTAATG gTAAAAGCCGAAACAATGGCAGAGACTGGGGATCAAGATCGTTGA
- the LOC127801988 gene encoding aspartate--tRNA ligase, chloroplastic/mitochondrial, which yields MSILIRALPAIAFRSKSLSLSNLPLLYLNSRTLVKSNARPSRSTHSVSASATPSTSSETLVSNTKQPGLPLKDSLQWVSRTGLCGNLSENDVGKQVRLCGWVALHRIHSGLTFLNLRDHTGIVQVTTLPDEFPDVHAIVNDLRLEYVIAVEGVVRPRPSESVNTKMKTGMIEVAAEHVEVLNGVRSKLPFLVTTGDDAKDSVKEEIRLRYRCLDLRRAQMNSNIMLRHRVVKLIRRYLEDVHGFVEIETPILSRSTPEGARDYLVPSRVQPGTFYALPQSPQLFKQMLMVSGFDKYYQIARCFRDEDLRADRQPEFTQLDMEMAFTPLEDMLRLNEDLIRQVFLEIKGVELPNPFPRLTYAEAMSRYGSDRPDIRFELELREVCDIFTDSSFKVFTDALASGGTIKALSVPSGAKNYSNTALKKGDIYNEAIKSGAKGLPFLKVLNDGVIEGIPALVSCLDLTKKEQLLMRCSAGAGDLILFAVGDRASVNKTLDRLRLYVAQELGLIDQSRHSILWVTDFPMFEWNGSEERLEALHHPFTAPNPEDINDLSSARALAYDMVYNGVEIGGGSLRIYKREVQERVLEIIGISLEQAEAKFGYLLEALDMGAPPHGGIAYGLDRLVMLLAGANSIRDVIAFPKTTTAQCALTRAPSPVDPQQLRDLSFQTQ from the exons ATGTCCATCCTCATCCGAGCTCTGCCCGCCATAGCCTTCCGTTCCAAGTCCTTATCTCTCTCTAATCTCCCTCTGTTGTACCTCAACTCGCGAACGCTCGTCAAATCAAATGCACGCCCGAGTCGAAGCACCCATTCCGTTTCTGCATCAGCAACACCATCTACTTCGTCCGAAACCCTAGTTTCTAACACCAAACAGCCGGGACTACCCCTCAAAGATTCTCTTCAGTGGGTCAGCAGAACCGGGCTGTGCGGCAATTTGTCCGAGAACGACGTAGGTAAACAAGTCAGGCTTTGCGGGTGGGTCGCGCTTCACCGGATTCATAGCGGCCTCACTTTCCTCAACCTCAGAGACCACACTGGCATTGTACAG GTTACCACCCTCCCTGACGAGTTTCCTGATGTGCATGCTATTGTAAATGACTTGAGGCTCGAGTATGTGATTGCTGTGGAAGGTGTTGTTCGGCCTAGGCCCAGTGAGTCAGTCaatacaaaaatgaaaactgGAATGATAGAG GTTGCTGCAGAGCATGTTGAAGTATTAAATGGTGTGAGGTCTAAATTGCCATTCTTGGTTACCACTGGAGATGATGCCAAAGATTCTGTTAAAGAAGAAATCCGTTTAAG ATATCGCTGCCTTGATTTACGGCGGGCACAAATGAATTCAAACATAATGTTGCGACATAGAGTGGTGAAACTCATAAGAAGGTACCTAGAGGATGTCCATGGTTTTGTGGAG ATTGAGACCCCAATACTTTCTAGATCTACTCCAGAAGGTGCTCGAGATTATTTGGTGCCTTCAAGAGTTCAG CCAGGAACATTCTACGCCTTGCCCCAAAGCCCACAGCTGTTCAAGCAGATGCTGATGGTCTCtggttttgataaatattatcaaatagcaAG ATGTTTCCGAGATGAAGATCTTAGGGCAGATAGACAACCTGAGTTTACACAACTCGATATGGAGATGGCTTTCACTCCTTTGGAGGACATGCTGAGGCTCAATGAAGATTTGATTAGACAG GTTTTTCTGGAGATCAAAGGTGTTGAGCTACCCAATCCTTTTCCAAGGCTTACATATGCTGAAGCAATGAGTCGATATGGTTCAGACAGGCCAGATATTCGATTTGAGCTCGAATTAAGAGAA GTGTGTGATATTTTTACAGACTCCTCTTTCAAGGTTTTTACTGATGCCCTGGCAAGTGGGGGAACCATCAAGGCATTGTCTGTGCCTTCAGGAGCAAAAAACTATTCAAACACAGCCCTTAAGAAAGGTGACATTTACAATGAAGCAATCAAATCTGGAGCAAAGGGTTTGCCTTTCCTAAAGGTCTTGAATGATG GGGTTATTGAAGGGATCCCTGCACTTGTATCATGTCTGGATCTGACAAAAAAGGAGCAGTTATTGATGCGTTGCTCTGCAGGAGCAGGTGATCTTATCTTGTTTGCAGTGGGTGACCGTGCTTCAGTTAACAAGACTTTAGACCGGCTACGGTTATATGTAGCACAAGAGTTGGGCTTGATTGACCAA TCTAGGCATTCAATTCTCTGGGTAACTGATTTCCCGATGTTTGAATGGAACGGTTCAGAGGAAAGGCTTGAG GCCTTGCATCACCCTTTCACCGCCCCAAACCCTGAGGATATAAATGATCTTTCATCTGCCCGTGCATTAGCTTATGATATGGTTTACAATGGAGTTGAG ATTGGTGGAGGAAGCTTGAGAATTTATAAGCGCGAGGTTCAAGAGAGAGTTCTGGAAATCATTGGCATTTCCCTTGAGCAG GCCGAAGCAAAGTTTGGTTATCTTTTGGAGGCTTTGGACATGGGAGCTCCTCCTCATG GGGGGATCGCGTATGGGCTGGATCGACTGGTGATGCTGTTGGCCGGTGCAAATTCCATCAGGGATGTCATCGCTTTCCCCAAAACAACCACGGCGCAGTGTGCTCTTACTCGGGCACCTTCCCCGGTGGATCCTCAGCAATTAAGGGATCTCTCCTTTCAGACCCAATAG